The sequence TCATCTCAACAGCGGCGTTAATGCAGATTTACTAGTCAAAAGTTGGCAAGCCAAACCAAATTCAAAAGACAAAGGGACATTTGCCGAACTATTTCCCAAATTATTCAAGTTAAACGTACCTCCGGCACAGATTCAACGGTTAATTGCACAATTGGATGTGCGTTTGGTGTTTACGGCTCACCCCACTGAAATTGTCCGTCCCACCATCCGAGAAAAACAGCGACGAGTTGTAGATTTACTACAAAATCTGGATGCATCCGAAAAACGTTCTGGTAATACTAGCGCCGGAGTTTATTCTTGGGAAACAACCCAACTCCGCTCTCAATTGCTTGAAGAGATACGTTTGTGGTGGCGTACCGATGAACTACATCAATTTAAACCAAGCGTACTTGATGAAGTAGACTACGCGCTGCATTACTTCCAAGAAGTTTTATTTGAAGCAATTCCTCAGCTTTACCAGCGTCTGGAGTACTCATTAAATTCGACTTTTTCGAGACTTGAGCCACCTAGTAAAAGCTTTTGCCAGTTTGGTTCTTGGGTAGGTTCCGATAGAGATGGAAATCCTTCCGTAACACCGGAAATTACTTGGCAGACTGCTTGCTATCAACGCCATATGGTGTTAAACAAATACATTGATTCTGCTAAGGGTTTAATTGAATTACTCAGCGTATCGCTACACTGGAGCGACGTACTACCTGACTTATTAGAATCTCTGGAAATTGAACAGTCCCAGATGAGCGAAGTTTATGATGAATTAGCATTACGCTATCGTCAAGAACCTTATCGTTTAAAGCTCGCTTATGTCGTAAAAAGACTAGAAAACACGCGGGAACGTAATTCAGCATTGCGGAAGCGGGAAATCATTAAAGACGATAAAGCTCCAATTTACCGTTCTGTTTCAGAATTTTTAGCCGATTTGAGGTTAATTCAACGCAACTTGTCAGAAACGGGTTTAAAGTGTCAGCAATTGGAAAATCTCCTGACACAAGTTGAAATTTTTGGCTTTAATTTGACCCAATTAGATATTAGGCAAGAATCAACTCGTCACAGCGATGCAATCGGCGAAATTCTCGAATATCTAGGAATTTTAGACCAAAAGTACGATGACTTACCAGAAGAAGAAAAAATTGCTTGGTTAACTAAAGAACTGCAAACAAGAAGACCTCTAATTCCCGCTCAGCTACCGTTTGGGGATAAAACCAACGAAATCGTGGAGACGATGCGCTTAGTGCATTCGTTGCAAAAAGAATTTGGTTGCAACATTTGCCAAACTTACATTATCAGTATGTGTCGTTCCGTCAGCGATGTGCTGGAAGTATTGTTATTAGCTAAAGAAGCAGGACTTTATGACCCCGGAACGGCTGTAGGTACAATCCGAGTCATACCCTTATTTGAAACAGTAGAAGATTTACAGCGTTCGAGACAAGTAATGAAAGACTTGTTTTCTCTTCCTTTATATCGCGCTTTACTTGCCGGAGGATATGAAGTTTACGAGGAAGGCAAGGAAACAAAGCAAGAAGGCGAAAGTTCTCCTTTATATCCCAACTTACAGGAAATCATGTTGGGGTATTCTGACAGTAATAAAGACTCTGGCTTCCTCAGCAGTAACTGGGAGATTCACAAAGCCCAAAAATCTTTGCAGCATATAGCAGAACAATACGGCTTGGGCGTGCGAATATTCCACGGACGGGGTGGTTCCGTAGGACGCGGCGGCGGACCAGCTTATGAGGCAATTTTGGCGCAACCGGGCAAAAGTATTAACGGTCGGATAAAAATTACCGAACAAGGTGAAGTTTTAGCTTCTAAATATTCCCTACCGGATTTAGCACTATACAATCTCGAAACAATTACCACTGCCGTAATTCAAGCCAGTTTATTGCGTGCCGGGTTTGACGATATCGAACCTTGGAACGAAATCATGGAAGAATTAGCAGCGCGATCGCGTTCTCATTATCGAGATTTAATCTACGAACAACCGGATTTTATTGACTTTTTCAATCAAGTTACCCCCATAGAAGAAATTAGTCAGTTACAAATTAGTTCTCGTCCGGCTCGTCGTCCGTCGGGTAAGAAAGGCTTGAGCAGTTTGCGTGCAATTCCCTGGGTATTTAGCTGGACGCAAACTAGATTTTTGCTACCTGCTTGGTATGGAGTAGGTACGGCGTTGCAAGAGTTTCTTAATGAAGCTCCAGAAGACCACATTCAATTATTGCAATGCTTTTACAGAAAATGGCCGTTTTTCAAAATGGTTATTTCTAAGGTAGAAATGACCTTGGCTAAAGTCGATTTACAAATGGGACGGCATTATGTAGAAGAGCTATCTAAAGATGAAGATAAGCAGCGTTTCGATCGAGTATTCAACCAGATTTCTAGCGAGTACTATCTGACGAGAAATTTAGTGCTGAAAATCACCGGGCACGAAAGACTCTTGGATGGAGATCCAGTTTTACAACGTTCCGTACAATTAAGAAATGGTACTATTGTACCTTTAGGGTTTATCCAAGTATCTTTACTCAAGCGTTTACGTGATAGTAAAAACAATGCGAGTTCTGGAGTCATTCACTCGCGCTACAGTAAAGGAGAATTGCTCCGAGGGGCGCTTTTAACTATTAACGGAATCGCTGCGGGCATGAGAAATACTGGTTGATTGAGAATTTAGAATTGGGCATTGGGCAATTTGTTGTTAAATTGCTTAAGGCGTTGGATTACAACGTCTCTACAATCGTTTCCTACTGACTACAAAATGTAGGTAAATATAATTCGCTTAATTCCGCAATGCCAAAATGGCATTACAGAAAATCAAAAACTCCGATTTCTATAAAAATCAAAATAGAAATCGGAGTTTTGCTAATTATTATTTTTTCGTTGCGTATTTGGTAGTTCAATAGCTGAGGTAACTAGCGATACATATTTAAATATTTTTCCAGCTATTGATTCACAAGTTAATTATTTATAGGCTTTCGGAGAATCCCTGACAAATAAATTTAATCCCAATCTGGAAAAGGATTAGCATTACCATCCACTGCTTCTCCACCAATACCAATTCCTGTATGGAATATTTCGGCATTAGTGATGTTAATGTCATCCATGGATGCTTCGTATACGTTAGAGTCGTAAATTTTAGCACTGGCTAAATTGGCATCATTCAAATTAGCTTGCTTAAAATTAACGTTGGTTAAGAATGCCGAGGTTAATTTAGCATCTTCTAAATTCGCACCAGTCAAATCAGCACCTTCTAGATTAGCGTGTTCGAGGTTTGCTCCCCGAAGATCTGCTCCTCTCAAATCAGCACCAATTAAATGCAAGCCTCGTAGATTCGCTCCTGATAAGTCGCAACCTACACATTCCCTAGTTTCAAGTAGCTTTTGAACATGCTGCGGATTTTCAGCTTTCACTGAGCTAGTAAAAAGCAGGGGAGCTACTACAGTTAGAGCAACCAAAAGTTTCTTAATCATAAATTTTTCCCCTTTTGCAATCGAATATCTTCCGTTCGTTTCCTCACGATTCTATTATCTCATTAATTTCCCAGAGTATAAGGATTAACGATAAAGCTTCACAGTGAGAATCGTTTTCATTTGACATTTAAACTAGAAAAATCTTGAATATGTTTAATATTATGGGGGTTTTCAGCTATTCTCAGATTCTAAAAGTGTTGATTTCTTAATGTAAATTTTTATTAATACTAATTTCAATCGAGTATAATTTAATTTTATTTATTAAAAGATATTCGAGGAACAGTTCTATAGGAAGCTTCTAATTGACTATAATTTAGTCAGATTTTATTTCCCGATTAAATGGAGCAATAAGAAAAATCAATTTTTCCTGTTTTCATCAAAAGCTGCATTTTATTTAATGCGGCAGTAAAAACTTGCAGGAATAGTATCAAATGCAAAATTATTTGATCGGCAGTCAAAAGATGAAATATTACTCTAAAGTCATTTAGCCATAGAGATATTTATCTGAATATTATAGATTCAATCAAATCGGAGCGGCGGGATTTGAACCCACGACCTCCACTACCCCAAAGTGGCGCGCTACCAAGCTGCGCTACGCCCCGCAAATCGGACTTTAAAAATAGGATTTTAAATTTTTCCTTGTAGAAATATTAAATCCTTGGGGTTTTAACTTTAGTATATTAGCACAAAATTGAAACGAAACAACTATTTAGTTCAAAAAACATCGAGCATAGCTGCGGCTTGAATTAAATCTCGAACGACAGTGGAGTCCCATTTACCTTCAACGCCACGACCTGAATTGAGAATAAAACGTAAACTATAGGCATGGGGATAACCTTCTACTTCCATCCACAGCAAACTGCTTTCTGCTTCGCAGGCAATTTTTTCTTCATCCATCAATTCCGATTCCATTTGCTGCATAGTGTCTGCAAGCTGTCTTAACAGACGACAAAAATCATTTAGCTCGGCTTCCGTTAATTCAACAGCCCATTCATCCGTACCTACTAAACCTTTAAATTCTCTTGCTACTGGATTAACGCCGATACGCCAACCGTTTCCTTTTTTGAGTACGCGCATGGGGAAGGGTGGGGAATAGGGAGATAAGGAGATGGAGATAATAATAACCAACTACCAATGCTCAATACCCGATGCCTAATATTTTATTTATTTTTGATTGAATATGTTAACCAAAGTTTGAATTAAAGTGTTGCGCTCGGAGCGATTGAGAGCTTTGATTGCAGCGCGATCGCCATCAATTGGGTTTTTTGTTAAAGTCTTAGAACCTGGATAGGAAGCATCATACATTATTTCGTTAGCGCCTAGATAATCGGCTAATGTTAATTTCCAATCTAAGCGAGTATTAGGCGCTCTGCCTTTGATATAAACGTGATAGCGTATGAGACGACGAGCTAAAGTTTGATTTTCGGAGACTTTGCGAGTCTTTTTGCTAACATATTTGTTTTCTCGGGGGAATTCAGGCAACTGCTGATAAACTTTTCGCCAAGCATCTGATGAAGCTATTGTCTGAGCAACAGTAGGTTGTATTCCGAATATATTTGTATTTAAATTTATGTACGGCGAAGTTAGGATAACCGCACCAGTTGCGATAATGGCTGTAAGTAGCCTGTATTTTAATTTCATCGAAAAATGAATAGTTAGCAGTTAGCAGTTAACAATATGATGTTACAGTTCATCATAAAGCTTTAACTTTTCTTCAATGCAATTACTTTGCAACAATAGTGTTGGGTTGCTCTGCGTTTAGCCCAACCTACTATCTACTGATAACTGTTCACTGCTAACTGTATTACATTTCGCCGATGATTTCTGGCTGGGTTAATTCGTCGGACATTTCAATAATCGAGCGTAATACAGGCTTCATCAATACATCTTCGGTATTGTCGAAATCTTCGTAACGCCTGCGTTTAGCGCGGTTTGCCACTTGAACTGTAATCCGATAGCGGTTGGAAGCCGCACTGATTAAATCTTCGGCACGGTGCATGATTTGAGATTGAGTTGTCTCGAATTTAGAACGCCTTAGCATAATTACTGGTTCAAAGGGACAACTATTAGTTTAACAAGGGATTGGGAGAGATGGGGAGATGAGGAGGGAGAGGGGAGAGAGGGGGAAGAATAAAATTATTAACAATTAACAACGCCCAATGCCCTATGCCCCATGCCCAATTCCTTACTTTCTTTTAAAAATTATCATTTCGGTTCCAACTACTGGGCTGCGGGCTATGAGTTTACCTTGCAAATCAGTAATTTCTAGGTGGGTAAAATCTAGTTCTTGGGAACGCTGTAATATTTCTGCGGCTAGTTTGTCTTGTTGCTTTTTTTCTAAGCTGTACCAATTATTGCGAATTTTAATCGTGAGATTACTGTTTAAAAAGTTGGCTTGAATTGATTCTATGATTTCTGAAAAAGTGCGATCGCTGGAGCTAGAACCTTTAAAATTAAGGCTGATTTCACCAACTTGATTTTGAATTGCTGCTATCAAGGTTTCTTCTGGTGTTAACGGTGTGATTTCTAATTCTTCCTGTGGTGGAATTTCAATTTCTGGTTCAGATGTAGTTTCTTCTTGAGGAGCTTTTTGTTCTATTAAAGGTGGGATTTCAACTTCTGGCTCAGATGCTGTTTCTTTTTGAATTGGCTCGGAAGTTTTTTGTGTCTCCTTCTCAGATGCAGTTTCTTCTTGGGGAGCTTTTTGTTCTATTAAAGGTGGGATTTCAACTTCTGGCTTAGATGCTGTTTCTTCTTTAGTTGGCTCAGAAGTTGTTTGCGTCTTGATAACAGATGGAATCTCTTCTTCTAGCTCGGATACAGTTTCTTCTTGAATTGGCTCAGAAGTTTTTTGTGTCTGTGTGGCAGAAACAGTTTCTTCTTCTGGTGGTAGGGAAACAGTTTCTTTCTCTGGCACTATAGATTTTGGTTCAGTAGTAGATACTACCTGTGGAATGTCTGTGTTTGTGGCAACGGCAGCTACTTGTGACGGTTTGCGTTCAAAAGCGTTTGAAGTTACCAAAAATATGATTACCGCTAATCCACCGATAATTCCCGTCAAAGCTGTATCTGACAATTTTGCTGATAGTTGTACTGGTACAATAAGCCGAATTTTTCCTAATATACCAATCCAAAGCTGCTGAAGCCTTTGTAAAAAACCTGATTTCTCTTCGCTACCGGGTGTGGGTTCGGTTTCTAAATTGTCTGCGGTAGTTTCTAATAATCCACTAGTACCTCGTAAAACTTTCACTAACAATGTTTTCCAGAATGGAAGTTTTTCTGGAGAGGAGGATGGCTGAGTAGAAGATGGTTGTATATCTTGATTTTCTTGCGGCATGGAATTATAAAATACAGACTAACTAAATTAAATAGAGTATAAATTCGGATATGAGCTTTAAGCAGCAGCTTTAATTTATCACTGTTATTAATTTGGTCAAGTTTTTGATAGCTAATTTGTAACTTAAATACATCATTTATTTCGATTTCATAAATTATATTTTTTGTTTTATAGGCTACAAGACTTAATCTTGATTTAGTCAATTGATTATTTCTTTTTAAACAAATTGATTTAACTAATTTATTTAATTAAATATCGGTTTTATAGAACACTAATGTCGCAACTAGAGAAAGATAATCAAGCTATCTTTACTAATAAGTACGTCTTCTATTGAACAGATAATTCTAAGTATTTTAACTTAACTCAAAGTATGAAAATTAAGCGTATTGAAATGCAGTCTTTTCGAGGAATTGGCGATATGGCGCTGGAATTCCAGGAAGATGAACCGAATGTAATTATTGGTATTAACGGTGTAGGTAAATCCAGTATTCTCGAATGTATTGCAATTCTATTATCTCGTTATACAAAACCAGTTCAGTTTCCTACAACTTCGGGAAGATTATTTCAGGAAGAAGATATTTCTACCGGAA comes from Rivularia sp. PCC 7116 and encodes:
- the ppc gene encoding phosphoenolpyruvate carboxylase, whose product is MSTVLYTDAQAVNIYPASDLFLRHRLQIVEEVWELVLREECGQQMVDLLRQLRDLCSPEGQATDNQASSVSSLIENLSINEAIRAARGFALYFQLINIVEQDYEQKQQLTRYEEEERSGEKETLPPIIYSSNQQVEDVHLNSGVNADLLVKSWQAKPNSKDKGTFAELFPKLFKLNVPPAQIQRLIAQLDVRLVFTAHPTEIVRPTIREKQRRVVDLLQNLDASEKRSGNTSAGVYSWETTQLRSQLLEEIRLWWRTDELHQFKPSVLDEVDYALHYFQEVLFEAIPQLYQRLEYSLNSTFSRLEPPSKSFCQFGSWVGSDRDGNPSVTPEITWQTACYQRHMVLNKYIDSAKGLIELLSVSLHWSDVLPDLLESLEIEQSQMSEVYDELALRYRQEPYRLKLAYVVKRLENTRERNSALRKREIIKDDKAPIYRSVSEFLADLRLIQRNLSETGLKCQQLENLLTQVEIFGFNLTQLDIRQESTRHSDAIGEILEYLGILDQKYDDLPEEEKIAWLTKELQTRRPLIPAQLPFGDKTNEIVETMRLVHSLQKEFGCNICQTYIISMCRSVSDVLEVLLLAKEAGLYDPGTAVGTIRVIPLFETVEDLQRSRQVMKDLFSLPLYRALLAGGYEVYEEGKETKQEGESSPLYPNLQEIMLGYSDSNKDSGFLSSNWEIHKAQKSLQHIAEQYGLGVRIFHGRGGSVGRGGGPAYEAILAQPGKSINGRIKITEQGEVLASKYSLPDLALYNLETITTAVIQASLLRAGFDDIEPWNEIMEELAARSRSHYRDLIYEQPDFIDFFNQVTPIEEISQLQISSRPARRPSGKKGLSSLRAIPWVFSWTQTRFLLPAWYGVGTALQEFLNEAPEDHIQLLQCFYRKWPFFKMVISKVEMTLAKVDLQMGRHYVEELSKDEDKQRFDRVFNQISSEYYLTRNLVLKITGHERLLDGDPVLQRSVQLRNGTIVPLGFIQVSLLKRLRDSKNNASSGVIHSRYSKGELLRGALLTINGIAAGMRNTG
- a CDS encoding pentapeptide repeat-containing protein, which produces MIKKLLVALTVVAPLLFTSSVKAENPQHVQKLLETRECVGCDLSGANLRGLHLIGADLRGADLRGANLEHANLEGADLTGANLEDAKLTSAFLTNVNFKQANLNDANLASAKIYDSNVYEASMDDINITNAEIFHTGIGIGGEAVDGNANPFPDWD
- a CDS encoding DUF1818 family protein, which translates into the protein MRVLKKGNGWRIGVNPVAREFKGLVGTDEWAVELTEAELNDFCRLLRQLADTMQQMESELMDEEKIACEAESSLLWMEVEGYPHAYSLRFILNSGRGVEGKWDSTVVRDLIQAAAMLDVF
- a CDS encoding DNA-directed RNA polymerase subunit omega — translated: MLRRSKFETTQSQIMHRAEDLISAASNRYRITVQVANRAKRRRYEDFDNTEDVLMKPVLRSIIEMSDELTQPEIIGEM